ACAGTAACATAAGTTACCGTCACGTATCGGAAAATAGGTTCGCAGCTAGATGATAAAATGCCACGTTGAAACCAGTGACCGATATTAAAGCCGACATACGGGTCGAGCATCCCGACATAGTGTGTACGAAGTCAGTCATGTACGACCAAAGTTCGAAAGTGATGTCGGTCTCAGAGGCGGGAACTGACCCAACATCTAGAACCTTCTATTACTACATCGAATCGTCCGACTTCCACCGACTCGAAGAGGGATTACGGAAGGATAATACCGTTGCTGAATTCGAACGGGTCATCGAAACCAGAGATCAGGAGGCGATATATTGCGTCGAATACAGTGGCGAAGGGATACTTCTCTCACCGGTGATTTCGGACGCGAACGGTGTTATCCTCGATAAGGAAAATAATGGAAGCGCTTGGCTGTTCACAATCTGGCTGACAGAACGAGCAGACCTGCATCATATCTGGGACTACGCCCAAGAGAACGACATTGACATCGAGTTACTTCGCGTGAACGAATACGCGAGTTTAGGAAATACGGACACTGGGTTGACCGATAGTCAACGGGAAGCACTCCTCGTCGCACTCGAAACAGGGTATTTCGAAGAACCACGGAGCGCAACACTCGACGAAGTCGCCGCTGAGCTGGATATCTCGCAACCTGCAGCAGGTGGTCTCCTCCGACGTGGCGTCAGGCGACTCATCATATCGTCCCTGCTAGCTGAGAGCAAAGCGCCAGAGTAACTACGAATCTGACGCCAGTATACTGTAAGGCTTGACGACCGGGTTCTTTAGCGCTGACTATGCGCCCTGTATCTTGCACGGCTACTGGAATATCTCTTGAAGCTGGCACAATCGCTGCAGCCCGTGCACAAATCCTCTGAGTTGCTGGGCCGGCCGAAAAATCCGAAATTAACTCTTTAGGAGCTATCCGCTGGCTCCGTGTCTGTGTAGTCAATTTCTGCTCATACGTCTCACGCTAATCAGAGTTGACATCTCTCTCGAAGAAACTGGTCGTGCTTCTCGCATGAATCACCAACTGCACGCGTGAAGAAGAACTGATGTCGGATTATTAATATCAGTCGACACCAGACATAGAGTATGCGAGTCGCGGCAGTCGGAATTGGTGGTGCTGGGGGTCGGATTGTCGATCGACTGTGGCGAGACAATGAGCAGCGTGAGACGACGTATCTCGGCGCGGCCTGTGCCGTCGACACGGATACCCAAGCGCTCGAGGAACTCAATGTTCTCCCAGAAGACCAGCGGCATAGCTTCGGACTCCTCGAAACAGATGGGAACGGGACAGACAGGGATCGGACGAACGGCATCGCCGCCATCGAAGATGAACGGCTCGAAGTACGGCGGGCGATTGATCCACTGGTGACCAGCGATGTCGACGCTATCGTCCTCGTGGCCGGGCTGGCAGGAGGGACAGGAGGTGGAGCCACCGCGTACATCGCCGACGCGCTCGAAGAGATTTACGCGATTCCAATCTACTGTGTGTCCGTGTTACCTGCCGGGTGGGACGCCGAAGCAGCCGTGAATGCGATGCAAGCACTCCGGACGCTGGAGGCAACTGTTGACGCGCAGATTCTGTTCGACAACGAAGCCTGGCTCCCCAGCGGGCAGACAGTTGATGAAGCTGCCGAGTCACTGAATGAGACAGTTGTGACTCGACTCGGGGCACTATTTGCGGCAGGTGAGACCACG
This DNA window, taken from Haloarcula laminariae, encodes the following:
- a CDS encoding helix-turn-helix domain-containing protein — translated: MTDIKADIRVEHPDIVCTKSVMYDQSSKVMSVSEAGTDPTSRTFYYYIESSDFHRLEEGLRKDNTVAEFERVIETRDQEAIYCVEYSGEGILLSPVISDANGVILDKENNGSAWLFTIWLTERADLHHIWDYAQENDIDIELLRVNEYASLGNTDTGLTDSQREALLVALETGYFEEPRSATLDEVAAELDISQPAAGGLLRRGVRRLIISSLLAESKAPE
- a CDS encoding tubulin/FtsZ family protein, whose product is MRVAAVGIGGAGGRIVDRLWRDNEQRETTYLGAACAVDTDTQALEELNVLPEDQRHSFGLLETDGNGTDRDRTNGIAAIEDERLEVRRAIDPLVTSDVDAIVLVAGLAGGTGGGATAYIADALEEIYAIPIYCVSVLPAGWDAEAAVNAMQALRTLEATVDAQILFDNEAWLPSGQTVDEAAESLNETVVTRLGALFAAGETTESESVGQSVVDASEIINTLSDADFATLGYASQELETGEDTGKGTVIDRIRNQFFTDESDDIDEIEAYDAVETTLRRAVRGKLTAECTLDSADSALTVFAGPPAWLLRDAVTDGQQWLADELQSPEIRSGDMPTPSQSKLSVLVLFSGITELPRLAELETLVEEAD